A region of Lycium barbarum isolate Lr01 chromosome 3, ASM1917538v2, whole genome shotgun sequence DNA encodes the following proteins:
- the LOC132630451 gene encoding uncharacterized protein LOC132630451 → MSHQPPQSSSASSTSNNIQDPLKLLRNYVSPLFNTNTKITNISTILMKAFLAICLVASISLVSFTAFSNPSKWFNPCSDFGAINIHTSYAYSTAVTNNFREKEEITNITHILFGIGGSAKTWNNRRYYSDLWWEPNVTRGFVWLDENPQENDTWPENSPPYRVSEDTSDFKYTCLYGDRSAVRIARIVKESFELGLKNVRWFVMGDDDTVFFKENLVTVLGKYDHNQMYYIGGNSESVEQDLVHSYGMAYGGGGIAISYPLAEVLVKSLDGCINRYHEFYGSDQKIGGCMAEIGVPLTKELGFHQMDIHGSPRGLLAAHPLAPIVSLHHLGVINSLIPLMGQVDSVKKVIEAYKKDPSRTMQQSICHDLKKNWSLSMSWGYSIQLYPRVMSAKELETPMRTFETWKGFEEPFTFNTRPNYIEPCQRPIEYYLDRVFELNNGETLTSYKRIADYNKQCENENYAPALSVQMVNVTAAILSPQVWRQAPHRQCCEVINGENDTNIDTVLQIRIRSCNKWESVTLPFDINEGH, encoded by the exons atgtCTCATCAGCCACCACaatcttcttctgcttcttctaCCTCAAATAATATTCAAGATCCATTAAAACTCTTGAGGAACTACGTCAGTCCATTATTCAACACTAACACCAAAATCACTAATATTTCCACCATTTTGATGAAGGCTTTTCTTGCTATTTGCTTAGTTGCCTCCATTTCCTTAGTTTCCTTCACTGCTTTCTCTAATCCATCCAAATGGTTTAATCCATGTTCAGATTTTGGTGCCATCAATATTCACACTAGCTATGCTTATAGTACTGCCGTTACAAATAATTTTagagaaaaagaagaaattaCAAACATAACACATATTTTATTTGGTATTGGAGGGTCTGCCAAGACATGGAATAATCGTAGATATTATTCTGACCTATGGTGGGAACCAAACGTGACACGTGGATTCGTGTGGCTAGACGAAAATCCCCAAGAAAATGACACGTGGCCTGAAAATTCACCACCCTATAGGGTGTCAGAGGACACGTCAGATTTCAAGTACACGTGTTTGTACGGTGACAGGTCAGCAGTGAGGATCGCAAGGATTGTAAAGGAGAGTTTTGAATTGGGGCTGAAGAACGTGAGGTGGTTCGTTATGGGGGACGATGATACGGTATTTTTTAAGGAGAATTTGGTGACGGTTTTAGGTAAATATGATCATAATCAGATGTATTATATCGGTGGTAATTCAGAAAGCGTGGAACAAGATTTGGTGCATTCTTATGGTATGGCTTATGGTGGTGGTGGAATTGCTATTAGTTATCCTCTAGCAGAGGTACTAGTGAAGAGTTTAGATGGTTGTATTAATAGGTATCATGAATTCTACGGTTCTGATCAGAAGATTGGTGGTTGTATGGCTGAGATTGGCGTTCCTCTCACAAAAGAACTCGGCTTCCATCAG ATGGACATACATGGAAGTCCACGCGGGCTTTTGGCAGCGCATCCATTGGCACCGATTGTATCACTGCACCATCTAGGCGTTATAAATTCTCTTATTCCATTGATGGGTCAAGTCGATTCAGTTAAGAAGGTGATCGAGGCATACAAAAAAGACCCAAGTCGAACAATGCAACAAAGTATCTGTCACGATCTAAAGAAAAATTGGTCGTTATCAATGTCATGGGGATATTCAATTCAGTTATATCCAAGAGTAATGAGTGCCAAGGAATTAGAGACACCAATGAGGACATTTGAAACATGGAAAGGGTTTGAAGAGCCATTTACATTTAATACTAGGCCAAATTATATTGAACCATGTCAAAGGCCTATAGAGTATTATTTGGATCGCGTTTTTGAGCTCAATAATGGAGAAACTTTGACAAGTTATAAGAGAATTGCTGATTATAATAAGCAATGTGAGAATGAAAATTATGCACCAGCATTATCAGTTCAAATGGTTAATGTCACGGCTGCTATTTTATCTCCTCAAGTATGGAGACAG GCCCCACACAGGCAATGCTGTGAGGTGATCAACGGTgaaaatgatactaatattgacACTGTACTACAGATCAGAattagaagttgcaacaaatggGAATCAGTAACGTTGCCCTTTGACATTAACGAGGGACATTAA